In Symmachiella dynata, the following are encoded in one genomic region:
- a CDS encoding WGR domain-containing protein, translating to MPNRELQFTEGKSQKFWNITLKGNSHKVVYGRIGTSGRTLSKTFDTRSEAKASYTSLIDSKLKKGYQDVSQKKTRTTKKQAAKKLAPKKQTIKKHHVKKVRKVSFPSTIPKKKRAQPSNGSGKISITLNDLTRRKNMHHCLFGNKRDMADRCHYVWIWLLRHMRLQDPWIDVAVWEIGPTVLVRPACTALDESHRSFVRPQPLYFELKGYKQEKRKIEKQKGVDEATIEKERRALERELMERMQEAIVKGFQHKQAQKNYAMYNPDDRPFTVLVTFDDQGLHASEFTVVWKNRRGSSAAQIRKQVVAVKGKKPVIEKQGKSIQRQHLDNLAVKRKQEWKEYHEYWDQEKQKTQARKPAIHKKLVKQIEQAEAEFLKRPRKKTKQKSGSSKEFLFSLDDDNQQERILVATVTLDTLVEINATYPWANFDENDNRIWEYATAFMDPIYKKSKSGRRALWNKLNRRQKVFYVLLNFIGETDNGGVWQFLFNWPELSLAALEAMNEIGAMKLARDYRATLEEFLGKGRSLSDLRKRFGDKNLSTKKRWQAFAEGYAELKTAQKIQKYFYTAAFKKGLYKKLSDYIEESYHLFANVKT from the coding sequence ATGCCGAACCGTGAACTTCAATTCACCGAAGGAAAGTCCCAGAAGTTTTGGAACATTACCTTGAAAGGGAATTCTCATAAGGTCGTCTATGGCCGCATTGGTACGTCTGGGCGCACACTCTCGAAGACGTTTGATACGCGGTCCGAAGCGAAAGCGTCTTACACGAGTTTGATAGATTCCAAGCTAAAGAAAGGCTACCAGGACGTTTCGCAGAAGAAAACACGTACCACGAAGAAGCAGGCTGCGAAAAAGCTGGCCCCCAAAAAACAGACAATAAAAAAACATCACGTAAAAAAAGTGAGAAAGGTCTCATTTCCCTCGACGATTCCCAAGAAAAAACGAGCGCAACCTTCAAATGGTTCCGGAAAAATATCCATCACTTTGAATGATCTCACGCGTCGCAAGAACATGCATCACTGTCTGTTCGGTAATAAGCGAGATATGGCGGATCGTTGTCATTACGTATGGATCTGGTTGCTGCGACACATGCGACTTCAAGATCCATGGATTGATGTGGCCGTCTGGGAGATCGGTCCCACGGTGCTCGTGCGCCCCGCCTGCACCGCCTTGGATGAATCGCACCGCTCATTCGTCCGGCCGCAACCCCTTTATTTTGAACTAAAGGGCTACAAGCAGGAGAAACGGAAGATTGAGAAACAAAAGGGTGTTGACGAGGCGACCATTGAAAAGGAGCGACGGGCACTTGAGCGTGAACTGATGGAACGGATGCAAGAGGCGATCGTCAAGGGATTCCAGCATAAGCAGGCACAGAAGAATTATGCGATGTACAATCCTGACGATCGGCCGTTTACCGTGCTCGTCACGTTCGACGATCAGGGACTTCATGCGAGCGAGTTCACGGTCGTCTGGAAAAATAGGCGAGGATCGAGCGCAGCTCAGATTCGCAAACAGGTGGTCGCGGTCAAAGGCAAGAAACCCGTTATCGAGAAGCAGGGGAAGTCGATCCAACGGCAGCACCTCGACAATCTGGCTGTGAAGCGAAAGCAGGAATGGAAGGAGTACCACGAGTACTGGGATCAAGAGAAGCAAAAGACCCAGGCGCGGAAACCGGCCATCCACAAGAAACTGGTCAAACAGATAGAACAGGCTGAAGCAGAGTTTTTAAAACGACCACGGAAAAAAACAAAACAGAAATCAGGCTCGTCGAAGGAATTCTTGTTCAGCCTCGATGACGACAACCAGCAAGAAAGAATCCTCGTAGCGACGGTCACACTCGACACACTCGTTGAAATTAATGCCACGTATCCATGGGCTAACTTCGACGAGAATGACAACCGCATCTGGGAGTACGCTACGGCCTTCATGGATCCTATATACAAGAAATCAAAGTCGGGTCGCCGTGCGTTGTGGAACAAACTGAATCGGCGCCAGAAAGTGTTCTATGTTCTGCTCAACTTCATCGGTGAAACTGATAACGGCGGTGTGTGGCAGTTTTTGTTCAACTGGCCCGAGTTGTCATTGGCCGCCCTCGAAGCAATGAACGAAATCGGCGCGATGAAGCTAGCACGCGATTACCGGGCCACATTGGAAGAGTTCTTGGGAAAGGGGCGCTCGCTATCGGACCTGCGAAAACGGTTCGGCGACAAGAACCTCAGCACGAAAAAACGCTGGCAGGCCTTTGCCGAAGGTTACGCGGAACTGAAAACAGCTCAGAAGATCCAGAAGTATTTCTACACGGCTGCATTTAAAAAGGGACTTTACAAGAAACTGTCTGACTACATTGAGGAATCGTATCACCTGTTCGCGAACGTCAAAACGTAA